The region CTGGCGTAGCCGTGCGGCTCACCCTCCGCCGGGGCCACGACGCGGCTGACCGTACGCGTTCACGAGCGAGAACACGATGAACGCGGGACTGGCGGACAGGCGTTCCGAGACATCCGGGTAGCGATCGCGCAGCTGTGCTGACGGCCGTGGTTCATGCACCCGCTCGATGAGAAAACCAGCTGCGCTGAACTCGTCACACGTGACGTCCAGCGGTTGACGCCAGTAGGCGACGTCCCACCCCTTGTTCCAGCGTTCCCGCACCCTCTCCACGGTGAAGTAGCTCCCGCCCAGACGGCGCCAGTCATCCATGGGGTGATGCGTGGAGACGACCAGCCGGCCGCCGGGCCGCAGCAGACGGGCGATCTCCCGCAGCGCACCGACCCGATCGTCGACGTGAGGCAGCACCAACGGCATCACGGCCACGTCGAACTCCCCATCAGTGGCCCACGACATCGGGGTGTTGAGATCGTGTTGACGGAACTCGACCGGTCCGCGAACCCGCTCGGCTGCCAACCGCACCATCGCCGCGCTGGCATCGACACCGACGACCCGGCTGGCACCCCGGGCCACCAGACTCTCGGCATACAGCCCCGGCCCGCAGCCCACGTCGAGCACCGCGAGGTCACGCACGGAGCCCACGACGGCCAGCACCGCGGGCCGGTCGTAATAGGCGTTGTACGCACCATCACGGGCGTGTTCGAGGAACTCCTCGGCGAAGGCGTCGTACATGCCGGGGTCCGACTGCGGATTCTCGCTCACCGAGCCATGCCTACCAGCGCTGACGCTGCTTGTCGCTCGCATTCCGGTGCCTGCGGCGGCAGATCGAGTAGCACGCCAAGCCGAGGCAGCGCTCGTAGCGGCTGTCCGAGGGCGCGTGCGAGCGGTACCCGCAGGAGTAGATCCGGCCGG is a window of Micromonospora sp. WMMD961 DNA encoding:
- a CDS encoding class I SAM-dependent methyltransferase, with amino-acid sequence MSENPQSDPGMYDAFAEEFLEHARDGAYNAYYDRPAVLAVVGSVRDLAVLDVGCGPGLYAESLVARGASRVVGVDASAAMVRLAAERVRGPVEFRQHDLNTPMSWATDGEFDVAVMPLVLPHVDDRVGALREIARLLRPGGRLVVSTHHPMDDWRRLGGSYFTVERVRERWNKGWDVAYWRQPLDVTCDEFSAAGFLIERVHEPRPSAQLRDRYPDVSERLSASPAFIVFSLVNAYGQPRRGPGGG